From Acidianus brierleyi:
TCCTACAGGGACGTGCGGAGCTACTACGAGTCAGACGTGGTGGTAAGGTGGTTCCTAGGCGAGTACAAGTCTAAGTCGGAGATCCATAGGAGGGCAAAGAAATTTAGGGGAGAGGTAAAGACTCTGTTCAAGGAGTACGCCAAGGAGTTGGAGGGGAAGATGAGTAGACTTGCTGACTACTTACCTAGCAGTGCGTTATACGGAAAGGTTGGAAAGCTGTGGATCGTGGATTCCTTCCTAATCGAGGTACCCTTCGGGAAGAGGAACAAGGAAACATTGAAGAAGAAGTTTGAGCTAGACCTAAGGCAGAGGAAGTACAGGGAGGCGGCTAACACGCTCTTCTTTTACATTAAGTGCAAAGTGAGGAGGAGGTTCAAGGGAGAGTTTACAAAGAAGAGGAACAGGAGTTACTTCGGCTTCAAGGTCTTCAACCTCATGTCGCCTACAATGATAGTTCACGAGATTCAAGTGGAACTGGCCAATTTTCCGGACAATAAGGTTGGCTTCTCTCGCAGCGGTTATAAGGTAGTGGATAGGGGCTTCGTGGGGAAGTCCTCGACCTGGTTGATAGGTTTCTCTAGTTTCAGGAGTGGAGTTCTTTGGGATCTTCTTGAGGAGGTATTGGAGGCCTTACGCTACTGAAAAGGGTATGGTCGAGTTCTTTGTCTACGTTATCGCGTTGATTTACAACTCCTACATCTACACTTCTGTGTTATCGCGTGTTCCGGAGAGTCAACTCGCCCACTAACTTGTACCGCGAGAGTTGATCAAGGTAGTGTGGACTATGTTGGAAATTCTGTTTTTCTCTATACTTGATTATTTTCCATTACAATATAAGCTTAATCTCTCGTTATACTGAAAGATATAATTATATTTTATTCTTAATTAATTATAAAATTGTTTTTCTATCATACTATATTTATTCAATTATTTGCGCTTGGGACACTCTCACGAGTTTCCTTTTTCAGAGCTCCCGAGCCCTTTCACTGGTTTCCCATACCACGTCTTGGTTGTCCAGTCTATTGAAAGATCTATCTCATTCACTCCCTTTAATATCTCCAAGGATATTTTCCTAGCTCTTTCCAATAGCTTTTCAATCACTTCCATCCCTTGTTTCTCTACGTAATTCCTCACGGTCTGTGGGGATACGTCATACGCTCTGGACTTGTTCTCTACTGAATCGTTCCACAAACACGCGGAGATGAGAGTTTTTGCTACCTCATCTACCTTTTCCCCTTGGAAGTTCAACATGGAAAGTAATTTATATCCTATTTGTTGAATGTTATTTTGGTGAGGGAGACCGGGTGTTACCATCTTCCTATCTCACGTGGTAATACTCCATCTCCCTCGCCTTAAACCCTTTCTTCAATTCTTTACACTCTTATAAATTTCTTTATCTTTTATAAATTCGATATTATCCTACCAGAAATATTTTTTCTAATATGATTTTGGGTCTACCGTTACGGATGGAGTCTTCCGCCCCCTTTGAACCTATATAGATTAATTAGTTGGGGAGGGTAATACTCTCCAACTGGGAAACATGGTCGACCCCTTGACTGAAGCAAAGTCTTCGATCGGGGGCGTGACAAACCCCTACCATCGGACTGAACATTGTGATAATATGCACGGATATAGGTGTGATAAAGAGGTAGGGATCCTAGGAATAGACATATCAAAAGATCATCTAGTATCGAGTGAGGGGAGGGTCTACGAGAACAACAAGAAGGGTTATGAAGAAATACTAAAAGTGAAACTAAACACAATAGTGGTCGAACCGACAGGAGCATACTCAATAAAACCATGTCAATACTTCAAGGAAAAAGGGATCAAGATACTACAAGTAAGCCCAAATATACTATGGAAGGAGAAGGACTTGAGAGGAAAGAAAACAGATTTTTACGACGCACAAAAACTAATAAACATGGCAAACAAGGCAAAGGAGTACAACTACAACCCATTGAAAGAACTAGTAACACTATACGTCTTCCTAAAAGACCTTGAAGTAAAGTACAAGAACAGGGTAAAAAGAGCACTATTCCTAGTCAGTGACGAGGAAAAAATAAGCAAGGAAATGCTTGAAGAATTCTCTAAAGGAAACTTCAAAATACAATTATACAACTTGGAACAAAGATCGTACTTGAAGAAATCGAAGTATTATCTAAAGCACTACTGGAAACAAGCGAGAAAATAAAAGAAGTAGAGAAAATGATACAATTACAGTCTGAAAATCACGTTCTGCTAACTATACCGGGAATAGGAAAACTTTCTTCGGGAATAATAATAGGCATTGTTGGAGACATTAAACGCTTTCCTAACCCTGAGTCCTTCGTAGCCTACTGCGGTTTAGACCCAATAGTTGAGAGGAGCGGTAAAGCTACTGTAAGTAAGGGAATCTCGAAGAAGGGTAATAAGTACTTGCGCAGCTTGTTCTACTTCCTCGCTGAGATGAATTACTCTCGTAATCCTACATTACTAGAATTTTACGAGAACCATAAGGAAAAGTTGAAGGGAAAGAAGTTGTACACTGCTTTAGCCAGGAAATTGGCTAGAATAGTTTGGAGTGTTTGGTATAATAATAAGCCTTATGAGCCTAAGTGACCATAAATCGCCACGTGGATTGAAAGGTACACGTGGCAATCTTAGTTGACATTATGCTTGAAGTTCAACCGAAATATTTATTACTGAACGCCCTTGTTAAGATAAACCAACCTAAAGTGTTGAGGAAATTGAGAAATGAGAAAGTTTTCCATCCCTTGTTAAACACGTCCTCAGATATCCTTATTTGTTCTTTATTAAATCTAGGTCCCATAGAAGTTGCTATTCCTAAGACTATAGAAGCTGAGAGATTTCCTAACAAGAGTGAAATTATTGTTAAATCAGGTGAAAGGCCTAATACTGCCGGTATTAAACCAATTGCATACTTTGCGACTGCAGTATTTGATGAGAACCAAAGCGTTAAGATCGAACGTGGTTTTACAGACATACGAACATGTGTTCTACTTATATATTAAAATTATTCTAGGCTAAAATTGATTTATAGCCTATATCTATAAATAAAGGAGGAAGTAATGTTACTTTCAGTTCTTATTTTTAATCTTTCCTTCAAGGAAGTTTTTATGTAAAACAGAGTATATGTCATATCTTATTTTAGATTCTTTTTCAAAGTATTTTATGGATTTATGTTCTTTTATATTAAACTATATAAATCTTCGATCTATTGCTTATGTATTTCCTCTATCTCTTTTAATATTTCTTTTCCTTTATTATTAATTTTTATATTCTTTATCAACTATATATGCTTCCTAATAGTGAACTAATTATACCTCGAATTGAAAATCTCATATGACAATCTAGTAAACATTATGTCTAATGTCCAACTGAAGATATATTACCAAATAGTCTTATAAGATAAAATGATTTATTAACTCTAAAAATATGTAATAATTATAAATTATTTTAATTAATTTTTAAACTTTGACAATTATATATTTCCTATAAAACTAAAATCAGATAATCGATTAAAAACAAAGGTTCTTATGGGTAAATTTCTCTTTACTTTATATAAGTTTACAAAATCTTTAAATTTGTAAATAGATTATTTGCATACATGGATATCTTTGATGCAATTTCAAACGAGCTGAGAAGAAAGATAATAAAATCGTTAGATAAGCCTAAATCTTTCTCTCAACTTTCGGATGAACTTAAGGTAGAAAGTTCAGCGTTAGCTTTTCATTTGAAGAAACTTGATGGGTTAATATCTAAGGATGAGCAAGGTAACTATATACTAACTGAGGAAGGAAAAAGAGCTTTATCCATAATAAATGTAATAGAAAATCAAAATATATCACTTACAAATTCACCTAAGATTCCTATGATAATTCAATACGTAGATAATTTTGTTGTAAATGAAAATATGATAAAAAAATTAAAGGAAGAAGGAAGAAAACTTATTATCAAGGACGTTAATACTGTAGAATTTAAGGAGATAGATCCAGAACTTCTAGATAGTGTATTGGAAAATATAGAGAATGTAATAACTGTTAAATGTCCAGAAGATCTAGTCAATGTAATTTCTTCTAAATCTAAGGAAATAATTTCAGTTGAACATGAGACTGAAGAAACTTCGAAAAATGAAATTGAAATATTTCAACCTGAGAGTTTAGTTGGTAAGTTTATTTCAGCGTTTCTACCGAAAATAAGAATAAACGATAAATTAAAAGTAATTTATGATGGTCCTCTTCAACCTACTAATGATTTACATATAGATCTCGATGGAGGAGTAATAAAAATATCAAAGGGAGAACCACATCTTTTTGCTAAATGCAGGGAAGTAGACGACTTAGATATAGATAAGGATAATATAGAGGCTGATGGCTGCTATATAAAAATTTCCTATCCTGATTTAAATTCTCTTGATGTTACACTGGACGGAGGTAAAATAGATGTCTCAGGATTAAAAATAAACAAATTTTCAGTCGACGTTGATGGCGGATTAATAAACCTCAACGTTTCAATACTTGATGAGGCATACTTAAGTATAGACGGAGGAAAAATTGATGGGAAAATATCGTTTTTACCAAATCAAAATTCTAAACTGACTATAGCTGTGGACGGAGGACTAGGGAACATTTCCATATCTGTACCTAATGACGTTACTGTAATTTCATCTTCTAACATAAACGGTGGAGTAGTTACTTTACCTAAAAGCAGGATAGGTAAAAACGGTATCTTAAACATAAATGCGTCGGTAGATGGAGGAGTAATCAGAGTGAAGGAAGAATGATATACGTCGGAACTTCTGGCTGGGTATACGATTGGAATGAGAAAGGAAATTTAGATTGGTACGTTAAAAATAGCGGTTTAAATGCTGTAGAGCTTAACATGAGCTTTTACAGATTTCCATTTAAAAATCAAGTTAAGTCATGGAAGAAATATAGTATAAAATGGTCTGTTAAAGTTAATAGATACATTACTCACGTCAAAAGAATGAAGGATATGGAAAGCTGGGAAAGATTCTACGAATTAATGGAAGATCTTCATCCTGATTTTTATTTATTCCAATTACCACCAAATTTCAAATACTCTGATGAGAACTTGAAGAGAGTAAAGGAGTTTTCTTCGATTCTTAAGGATAGAATGGCAGTAGAATTTAGAGAAAACGAATGGTATGATAAATTACCTAAGTTAGACTGCACTATAGTTTCTATTGATTCTCCTATAGGAACGTATATTGTCAATACTTCTGGTAAAATATACCTTAGAATGCATGGTAGAGAAGATTGGTATAATTATGAATATAGGGAGAACGAATTGCTCGAAATAGCTGAGAGAATTAAGGATAAAAATCCTAACGATGTTTACGTTTTCTTTAACAATGATCATTACATGTTAGATAATGCCAGAAAGATGAGAGAGATTTTAGATAAAATGTTTAAAGTGTAGAATTGAAATTTAATATTATAATATATAATTAATATCTAAAATGTAATTAAATTTCTTATTAAACTCAATTATTACTTATATAAACTAATTTCTTGTCTTTATATCAATTTGAAGATTATAATGGAGAACTTTTCTTTAGATGATTAATGACAAAGTTTTTTAAATAACATTGGTAAACTACTAGTATGAAAAGATACGCGTTATTATTAATAATTCCAATGTTGTTTGCTCCCCTTTTATTTGCTACTCCGTCTTCAAATTATCAATACGTACAGTATCAGATAAATTATTCTTCAATGACTCAATCTACTCACTATAATTCTACCACGTCTCTTCATTTATATTTAACATTAAATTCTACAAAAATTTCAAATAATCAATACGAGAACATGATAAAGATTATTGGAAATATAACTGCTACAAATTTCAACCATCATATGAGAATGAAATTTGTCACTAGTAAGATATTTAATCAGCATAATTTTACTAAACAGATAAACATTACTTATAAATTCAAGAGCAATTTCAGCATCGTGGCAAAATTTGAAAAGATGAATTTCACTAGTATACTAAACTTTACTAAAGACGTATTGTATAATTTCACTTCAAACATGCTGAACGTAACATATAATTTTACTTATAAACCGATAGGATTAACTGTAATAAACTTTAATGGAGTAAAATATATTGGAAAAGAATTCGCATACAACTTAAATGCTACTGCAAGCAGTAATATTTCTGGAATTTTCAATTTAGGAATGAAATATAGTTACGAGAACCACATGGAGGGGAATGTAAAAACATTTATACAAGGTTTAATATATTCAGTAAATATGCATGGTACCTCAAAAATTATTACAACTTATAGTTTAGGTATGTTTAATGGTAATCAAACGACAATAAAAACAGAGAGCTTACAAATTATGCTAATGTCAACTAATATACCATTAGGAGATCCCATGAGTCCAATGTCTTTCATTCCTGTAGTCTTTAGTAGTTCAGGTACGTATTCAATTTTAAGATATATCTAATTTTTAATTTCTTTTAAACCATATTATAAATAATTTGAAGTAAAAAATTAATTTTTTATTATATTACGCTATTTTCCAGATAAATTTTCAATAAAGCTATTTTTGGTTATTAGCTAAAGATAGATCTTTTACATAATCATCAATGGATTATTCTCAGACGATATAAATTTAAACCTTATTTCCATTTTATTTTTAATGATAATTTCTTCGGAAAAATTACCCGAAAAAGCTAAACAAATAATTCAAGTTAAAGATGAAAACGTTACTGAAGAAGATCTAAAAGAAGCTATAGCTCTTCTAACATGGCCCAGAAAAATATCTGAATACATAGATAAAATGCCAAAACTACAGGTCATACAAACTTTTTCTGCTGGAGTAGATGATGTACCGTTTTCGAAAATTCCACCTAACGTAAAAATATTTTCTAATGCTGGCGCTTATGCATTGCCAGTAGCAGAACACGCTTTCGGTTTGATACTATCTTTAGCAAAAGGGATTAATAAAAGAAAAAGGATAGAAAGTTATCAACTTAACGGTAAAATTATTCTAATATTAGGCGGTGGAGGTATCGGATCGGAGATTGCAAAAATAGCTAGGAATGGTTTTAATATGAAGATAATAGGAATATCAAGATCTTTTAGAAATCCTGAATTATTCGACGAGAGATATGCTCTAGATAAACTTGATGAGTTAATAGGAAAAGCCGACGTAATAGTTGATACTCTACCTTTGAATAAGGAAACTCTTGGTATTCTTAATTATCAACGATTATCAAAGATAAAGGATAAAGCAATTTTAGTTAATGTAGGCAGAGGAGAAACTATAGTCGAAAAGGATATAATTAAAATACTTAAAGAAAGGCCATCATTAAGATTCGGTACTGATGTTTTCTGGAGAGTTAATGGCGTTGAAAATTTTAATTCCGAGCTATGGAATATAGAAAATTTTGCAGGAACTCTTCATATAGCAGGAGGATATGCTAGCACTGAAGTTCTAGAGAGCGCTATGATAAAAGCATGTGAGAATTTATCAAAATTTCTCAAAGAAGGAAAAGCAGAAAACGAAGTTAAGATCTCGGATTATATGTAATTATTTTTGTTCTATTTTTTCTCCATTTTTTATGGAGAGTATTATTGCTTGTTTTATTCCATCCTCTTTGCTCATTATTTTTACTTCTTCAGGAGTTTTATAAATACAGAGATTTTCTCCGAAAATTAAAGATTTTTTACCAGCAAAGAGTTTTGGCCTAGAAATATTTTCATCATAGATTTCTATATCATTAACTTCTATTTTTCCCTTTTCCCTAATAAATGGAATTTTTAGAGTATTAAAAACATTCTCTAGAATATCAATAGGAGAATCTGTCTTAAATTCTATACTTACTTTTTGTTTATCTTCTAACTCTATAACGTCACTTATTTTTTCCTTGATCTTCTCTATTTTTTCCTTATGTTCCTTGTATTCATTTAAAGCTTCTAGAAATTCCTTACCCTTAGGGGTTAGAAAATAAACTCCTTTATCATTATATATTAATCTATAATCCTCTAGTAGTTTCATGTATTTTTTTAAAAGGTCGTAGCTAAGATTAGCTTTATACATTATATTAGTTTTTTTCGTTCCAT
This genomic window contains:
- a CDS encoding 2-hydroxyacid dehydrogenase — protein: MIISSEKLPEKAKQIIQVKDENVTEEDLKEAIALLTWPRKISEYIDKMPKLQVIQTFSAGVDDVPFSKIPPNVKIFSNAGAYALPVAEHAFGLILSLAKGINKRKRIESYQLNGKIILILGGGGIGSEIAKIARNGFNMKIIGISRSFRNPELFDERYALDKLDELIGKADVIVDTLPLNKETLGILNYQRLSKIKDKAILVNVGRGETIVEKDIIKILKERPSLRFGTDVFWRVNGVENFNSELWNIENFAGTLHIAGGYASTEVLESAMIKACENLSKFLKEGKAENEVKISDYM
- a CDS encoding ArsR/SmtB family transcription factor, yielding MDIFDAISNELRRKIIKSLDKPKSFSQLSDELKVESSALAFHLKKLDGLISKDEQGNYILTEEGKRALSIINVIENQNISLTNSPKIPMIIQYVDNFVVNENMIKKLKEEGRKLIIKDVNTVEFKEIDPELLDSVLENIENVITVKCPEDLVNVISSKSKEIISVEHETEETSKNEIEIFQPESLVGKFISAFLPKIRINDKLKVIYDGPLQPTNDLHIDLDGGVIKISKGEPHLFAKCREVDDLDIDKDNIEADGCYIKISYPDLNSLDVTLDGGKIDVSGLKINKFSVDVDGGLINLNVSILDEAYLSIDGGKIDGKISFLPNQNSKLTIAVDGGLGNISISVPNDVTVISSSNINGGVVTLPKSRIGKNGILNINASVDGGVIRVKEE
- a CDS encoding DUF72 domain-containing protein, translating into MIYVGTSGWVYDWNEKGNLDWYVKNSGLNAVELNMSFYRFPFKNQVKSWKKYSIKWSVKVNRYITHVKRMKDMESWERFYELMEDLHPDFYLFQLPPNFKYSDENLKRVKEFSSILKDRMAVEFRENEWYDKLPKLDCTIVSIDSPIGTYIVNTSGKIYLRMHGREDWYNYEYRENELLEIAERIKDKNPNDVYVFFNNDHYMLDNARKMREILDKMFKV
- a CDS encoding winged helix-turn-helix domain-containing protein, translated to MAKRTTADVIRDILSCCVNGTKKTNIMYKANLSYDLLKKYMKLLEDYRLIYNDKGVYFLTPKGKEFLEALNEYKEHKEKIEKIKEKISDVIELEDKQKVSIEFKTDSPIDILENVFNTLKIPFIREKGKIEVNDIEIYDENISRPKLFAGKKSLIFGENLCIYKTPEEVKIMSKEDGIKQAIILSIKNGEKIEQK